In one window of Verrucomicrobiia bacterium DNA:
- the dxs gene encoding 1-deoxy-D-xylulose-5-phosphate synthase, whose amino-acid sequence MSRYLDMVDSPEHVKKLTPEQRLKLAEEIREELIRTLSRHGGHLGPNLGVVELTIALHTVFSTPKDKFVWDVSHQVYVHKLLTGRKHLFHTIRTTGGLNGFALRSESPHDCYGAGHAGTALSAALGMCAARDRRGSDEHVVCIFGDAALTNGISYEALNNIAHTTKRFIGILNDNEWSIAKNVGAIANYLSRLITNPRYNQFQRDFAQWAKRFLKGDLGERLGRRAEEAIKGFITKISLEQQPSDSLESDGRGGGFGSSLIFEEFGLRYLGPIDGHDLGMLITCLEFAKTCDQPVVLHVLTKKGKGFEAAVKHPEKFHGTGPYDVVTGDPPPPKPGAAPAYQDVFGQALVRLCQRDTTLVGITAAMPSGTGLKYLEKAMPDRYYDVGIAEEHAVIFAAGMATMGFRPVVAIYSTFLQRAFDCIHHDVCLQDLPVIFCMDRAGLSCNDGPTHHGLFDIAYLRCLPNVIAMAPKDEDELVDMMFTATHQKHPCFIRYPRGAAEGVPIKDQPRMLEIGKAEVVEHFANNGGRKVALFGLGNMLSVARRTAELLAAEGYDFALINPRFTKPLDAGTTEYFARAADVVVTFEDHVLMGGYGSAVLELLADRQITTPVVRIGWPDQFIEHATTVDYLREKYGLTPQRAVEQVRAVLARRAADEESPQKSIALA is encoded by the coding sequence ATGAGCCGATATCTGGACATGGTGGACAGTCCTGAACACGTCAAAAAGTTGACGCCTGAACAACGATTGAAACTGGCGGAGGAAATCCGTGAGGAGTTGATCCGCACCCTTTCCCGGCATGGCGGCCACCTGGGACCGAACCTGGGCGTGGTGGAGCTGACGATCGCCCTGCATACCGTCTTCTCCACGCCGAAGGACAAATTTGTTTGGGATGTCAGTCATCAGGTGTACGTGCATAAACTGCTGACCGGGCGCAAACACCTTTTCCACACCATCCGCACCACGGGCGGACTCAACGGCTTTGCCCTGCGCAGTGAGAGTCCCCACGATTGTTATGGCGCGGGCCATGCAGGCACGGCGCTCTCGGCGGCGCTGGGCATGTGCGCGGCACGGGACCGGCGCGGGAGTGACGAGCATGTGGTCTGCATTTTTGGAGACGCCGCGCTGACCAACGGCATTTCTTACGAGGCGCTCAACAACATAGCGCACACGACCAAGCGTTTTATTGGGATACTTAATGACAACGAGTGGAGCATTGCCAAAAACGTTGGAGCCATTGCGAACTACCTGAGCCGGCTGATCACCAACCCGCGGTACAATCAATTCCAGCGGGATTTTGCTCAATGGGCCAAGCGTTTCCTTAAAGGGGATCTGGGGGAGCGCCTGGGGCGGCGAGCGGAGGAGGCGATCAAAGGTTTCATCACGAAAATTTCGCTGGAGCAGCAACCGTCAGACTCCCTGGAGAGCGACGGCCGCGGGGGTGGTTTTGGCAGCAGCTTGATTTTTGAGGAGTTTGGGTTGCGGTACCTGGGGCCGATTGACGGCCATGATCTGGGCATGCTCATCACCTGCCTGGAGTTTGCCAAGACGTGCGATCAGCCGGTGGTGCTGCATGTCCTGACCAAGAAGGGCAAGGGGTTTGAGGCGGCGGTGAAGCATCCGGAGAAGTTTCATGGCACGGGGCCCTACGACGTGGTCACGGGGGACCCGCCGCCCCCCAAGCCGGGTGCGGCACCGGCCTATCAAGATGTATTTGGACAGGCGCTGGTGCGGTTGTGCCAGCGGGACACCACGCTGGTGGGCATCACGGCGGCCATGCCCAGCGGCACGGGGTTGAAATATCTCGAGAAGGCGATGCCCGATCGTTACTACGATGTGGGCATTGCAGAGGAGCATGCGGTCATCTTTGCGGCCGGGATGGCGACGATGGGCTTCAGGCCGGTGGTGGCGATCTATTCGACTTTTTTGCAGCGGGCTTTTGATTGCATTCATCATGACGTGTGTCTGCAGGATTTGCCGGTGATTTTCTGCATGGACCGGGCGGGGCTTTCGTGCAACGACGGCCCCACTCATCATGGTTTGTTTGACATTGCCTACCTGCGGTGCCTGCCCAACGTCATCGCGATGGCCCCCAAGGATGAGGATGAACTGGTGGACATGATGTTCACGGCCACCCATCAGAAACATCCCTGCTTCATCCGTTACCCGCGCGGTGCGGCCGAGGGAGTGCCCATCAAAGACCAGCCGCGGATGCTGGAGATTGGCAAGGCGGAGGTGGTGGAGCATTTTGCCAACAACGGCGGGCGGAAGGTGGCCTTGTTTGGCCTGGGCAACATGCTGTCGGTGGCCCGCCGCACGGCGGAATTGCTGGCCGCCGAGGGGTATGATTTTGCATTGATCAATCCGCGGTTTACCAAACCCCTGGACGCCGGCACCACTGAATATTTTGCGCGGGCGGCCGATGTGGTGGTGACCTTTGAAGACCACGTGTTGATGGGCGGGTATGGCTCGGCCGTGCTGGAGCTGCTGGCCGACCGGCAGATCACCACGCCGGTGGTGCGCATCGGCTGGCCGGATCAATTCATCGAGCACGCCACCACCGTGGACTACCTGCGTGAAAAATATGGCCTGACCCCGCAGCGTGCGGTGGAACAGGTGCGGGCCGTCCTGGCCCGGCGGGCTGCTGATGAAGAAAGCCCGCAAAAAAGCATTGCCTTGGCGTGA
- the icd gene encoding NADP-dependent isocitrate dehydrogenase: MAYKDVTPPAGGKISIHNGVLAVPDQPIIPFIRGDGTGPDIWAASQRVFDAAVNKAYGGRRRIAWFEVFAGEEAFKRFNNWLPDDTVEAFKEFLVGIKGPLTTPVGGGIRSLNVALRQLLDLYVCLRPVQYFNGVPSPVKHPEKVDMVIFRENTEDIYAGIEYAGGTPEAQKVLDFLAREFPKDFAKIRFGTAARAEQYLKTAGVTPSAEETQVCVGVGFKPVSRLGTERLVRAAIEYALRQKRRSVTLVHKGNIMKFTEGAFRDWGYALAERCYGDRVYTWSQWERTKKAAGEAAANQEQKEALAAGKILIKDAIADITLQQVLTRPEDFDVIATLNLNGDYLSDALAAQVGGIGIAPGGNINYVTGHAIFEATHGTAPKYAGKDMVNPGSVILSGEMMFRHLGWNEAADLIIKGLNGAISSRRVTYDFARLMDGATQIKCSEFGDNIIAHMA; the protein is encoded by the coding sequence ATGGCGTACAAAGACGTGACGCCGCCTGCGGGCGGCAAAATTTCCATTCACAACGGGGTGCTGGCGGTCCCGGACCAGCCAATTATTCCCTTCATCCGCGGCGATGGCACCGGTCCCGACATCTGGGCGGCCAGCCAGCGGGTTTTTGACGCGGCTGTGAACAAGGCTTATGGCGGACGGCGGCGGATTGCCTGGTTTGAGGTGTTTGCCGGGGAGGAGGCGTTCAAGCGCTTCAACAACTGGCTCCCGGATGACACGGTGGAGGCCTTCAAGGAATTCTTGGTGGGCATCAAAGGCCCGCTCACCACGCCGGTGGGCGGCGGCATTCGCTCGCTCAACGTGGCGCTGCGGCAATTGCTGGACTTGTACGTCTGTCTGCGGCCCGTACAGTATTTCAACGGGGTGCCTTCGCCGGTGAAGCATCCGGAAAAGGTGGACATGGTGATTTTCCGGGAGAACACGGAGGATATTTATGCCGGCATCGAGTACGCCGGCGGGACGCCGGAGGCGCAGAAGGTGCTGGATTTTCTGGCGCGTGAATTTCCCAAAGATTTTGCCAAGATCCGGTTCGGCACTGCGGCCCGCGCCGAGCAATACCTGAAAACGGCGGGCGTCACCCCGTCGGCCGAAGAGACGCAGGTTTGTGTGGGGGTGGGCTTCAAGCCGGTTTCAAGGCTGGGCACCGAGCGTCTGGTGCGCGCTGCGATCGAGTATGCTCTGCGCCAGAAGCGGCGCAGCGTGACGCTCGTGCACAAGGGTAACATCATGAAATTCACCGAAGGCGCCTTCCGCGATTGGGGGTATGCGCTGGCGGAGCGTTGTTATGGCGATCGCGTGTACACGTGGTCACAGTGGGAGCGCACCAAGAAGGCTGCCGGCGAGGCCGCGGCCAATCAGGAGCAGAAGGAGGCCCTGGCGGCGGGAAAGATTCTCATCAAGGACGCCATTGCCGACATTACTCTGCAGCAGGTTTTGACCCGGCCGGAAGACTTCGACGTGATTGCCACGTTGAATCTTAATGGCGACTATTTAAGCGATGCCCTGGCGGCGCAGGTGGGCGGAATTGGCATCGCCCCGGGCGGCAATATCAATTATGTGACGGGCCACGCCATTTTCGAGGCCACGCACGGCACCGCTCCCAAGTACGCGGGGAAGGACATGGTCAATCCCGGGTCGGTCATTCTCAGCGGGGAGATGATGTTCCGGCACCTGGGATGGAATGAGGCGGCGGACCTGATCATCAAAGGTTTGAATGGAGCCATCAGCAGTCGGCGGGTGACCTACGATTTTGCCCGGCTGATGGACGGCGCCACGCAGATCAAGTGCTCGGAGTTTGGCGATAACATCATCGCCCACATGGCTTGA
- a CDS encoding purine-nucleoside phosphorylase: MNREVPLSFKSRATPTAAAEVAAGILRRSKLRPTLAIQLGSGFQHLLASCTVVLEVPYASLPGFATPDVPGHVGKLVLGSIEKIPVVLLCGRSHYYEGKSLAEITFPIRVLAELGIKSILLTNAAGGINSSYRPGDFMCVTDHINFMGENPLRGAVAPGRRRFIDMTDAYNRSLRRLLQEAADQNQIRLHHGVFLAVSGPSFETPAEIRAFALLGADAVGMSTVPETIVARQCGLKVAALACITNFAAGRNKEPLSHHEVLETGKRVAPQATALIENFVRLYASR; encoded by the coding sequence ATGAATCGAGAAGTGCCACTCAGTTTCAAGAGCCGGGCCACCCCCACGGCGGCCGCGGAAGTGGCGGCCGGGATTTTGCGCCGCTCCAAATTGCGGCCGACTCTGGCCATTCAATTGGGCAGTGGTTTCCAGCATTTGCTGGCCAGTTGCACCGTCGTTTTGGAAGTGCCTTATGCCTCCCTGCCCGGTTTTGCCACACCTGACGTGCCCGGGCATGTGGGCAAACTGGTGCTGGGCAGCATCGAAAAAATCCCGGTGGTGCTCCTCTGCGGCCGCTCCCACTATTACGAGGGGAAATCCCTGGCCGAAATTACTTTTCCCATCCGCGTCCTGGCCGAGCTGGGCATCAAATCCATCCTGCTCACCAACGCGGCAGGGGGTATTAACAGCAGCTATCGGCCGGGGGACTTCATGTGCGTGACCGACCACATCAATTTCATGGGCGAGAATCCTCTGCGGGGAGCCGTGGCTCCGGGGCGGCGGCGGTTTATTGACATGACGGATGCCTACAATCGTTCGCTACGGCGGCTGTTGCAGGAGGCTGCTGACCAGAACCAGATACGATTGCATCACGGCGTGTTCCTGGCGGTCAGCGGGCCCAGCTTTGAAACTCCAGCAGAAATCCGCGCTTTTGCCTTGTTGGGCGCGGATGCGGTGGGCATGAGCACGGTGCCGGAGACGATTGTGGCCCGACAATGCGGGTTGAAGGTTGCCGCCCTGGCCTGCATCACCAACTTTGCCGCCGGCCGCAACAAGGAGCCGCTTTCGCATCACGAAGTCCTGGAGACCGGCAAACGCGTGGCCCCGCAGGCCACCGCCTTGATTGAGAACTTTGTCCGGCTCTACGCGAGCCGCTAA
- the moeB gene encoding molybdopterin-synthase adenylyltransferase MoeB, whose translation MDLSAEQLRRYARHLILPEVGVEGQKKICAARILILGAGGLGSPVAIYLAAAGVGTLGLVDFDVVDLTNLHRQPLHGTSDVGRPKVASARETLNWLNPQVQVITHPERLTAANAREIVSAYDLVVDCTDNFPARYLANDACVLLRKPNVYGAIFRFEGQAGVFAPHLGGPCYRCLYPEPPPPEAAPNCAEAGVLGVLPGLVGCLQATEALKLILGGGDPLLGRLLVVDAWRMRFKEIKVRRDPHCPVCGDSPTITQLMEYQPVCGAAASQNKAADEITVQELKACLEHPRPGVVVLDVREPEEYQIARIPGTVLLPLSQLPQRVQELDPEATYYLHCKSGMRSMKALQFLRQQGFKNLKSVKGGIAAWSEQIDPKVPKY comes from the coding sequence ATGGACTTAAGCGCCGAACAACTGCGCCGCTACGCTCGCCACCTCATTTTGCCTGAGGTGGGCGTGGAAGGCCAAAAAAAAATCTGCGCCGCCCGCATTTTAATCCTCGGAGCGGGCGGGCTGGGCTCTCCCGTGGCCATCTACCTGGCGGCTGCGGGCGTGGGCACCCTGGGGCTGGTGGATTTCGATGTGGTGGACTTGACCAATCTGCACCGCCAGCCCTTGCACGGCACTTCCGACGTGGGACGCCCCAAGGTGGCCTCCGCGCGGGAAACCTTAAATTGGCTCAACCCGCAGGTGCAGGTCATCACGCACCCGGAGCGTTTGACAGCCGCCAACGCGCGGGAAATTGTTTCTGCCTACGACCTGGTCGTGGATTGCACCGACAATTTCCCCGCCCGCTACCTGGCAAATGATGCCTGCGTCCTGCTGCGCAAGCCCAACGTGTACGGCGCCATTTTCCGATTTGAAGGCCAGGCCGGCGTGTTTGCTCCGCACCTGGGCGGCCCTTGCTACCGCTGCCTTTATCCCGAGCCCCCGCCCCCTGAGGCCGCCCCCAACTGTGCAGAAGCTGGCGTCCTGGGGGTGCTTCCGGGACTGGTGGGCTGTCTGCAGGCAACCGAAGCCTTGAAACTCATCCTGGGCGGGGGCGATCCCCTGCTGGGCCGTCTGCTGGTGGTGGATGCCTGGCGGATGCGTTTCAAGGAAATCAAAGTACGACGCGACCCGCATTGTCCGGTATGTGGCGATTCCCCCACTATTACGCAACTTATGGAATACCAACCTGTGTGTGGCGCGGCCGCCTCGCAAAACAAGGCCGCTGACGAAATCACCGTGCAAGAACTGAAAGCATGCCTGGAGCATCCACGCCCGGGCGTGGTGGTTCTGGACGTGCGCGAGCCGGAGGAATATCAGATTGCCCGCATCCCCGGCACCGTGCTGCTCCCCCTGAGCCAGTTGCCCCAACGTGTGCAGGAATTGGATCCCGAGGCCACTTATTATCTGCACTGCAAAAGTGGCATGCGCTCGATGAAAGCCCTGCAATTTCTGCGTCAGCAGGGCTTTAAGAACCTGAAAAGCGTCAAAGGCGGCATCGCGGCATGGTCAGAACAAATTGACCCCAAGGTGCCCAAGTATTGA
- a CDS encoding Gfo/Idh/MocA family oxidoreductase, with translation MQNLNRRHFLSLAAAGTVVAAQVSTRAAEEPAAGRKIKLGLIGCGWYGLVNVRAAFKAGGVEVAAVCDVDSAHLAKAADEIAKLQGERPKTFKLYEELLATPGLEAVIIATPPQWHALQFIAAVEKGLDVYCEKPLAYDVREGRAMVEAARQSGRIVQVGFQRRQNPAFQAVRQHIADGKAGRIVHVEAQIHYNANPKDATPQDPPASLDWDLWCGPGPKIPYSPQVGHFSWRLEKTSGHGHLVDWGIHLIDAVRVILGETTPRTVAAAGGIYHYRDKITTPDTLTAHFEFARCPVTWRHRIWGAEEFAPEVNNGIFFYGETQTVFVTDDRWIVIPRGKGRERQVNEARADAGTLHMAEFLNAVRERKPASCTVADAHLSTTAVKLAMIAYDTGRKITWDAATEQIVGDPEAAKLLKRDYRAPWKHPWRG, from the coding sequence ATGCAAAATCTCAACCGCCGTCATTTTCTCAGTCTCGCCGCGGCCGGCACGGTCGTGGCCGCCCAAGTTTCCACCCGCGCCGCCGAAGAGCCCGCCGCCGGCCGGAAAATCAAGCTTGGCCTGATCGGCTGCGGCTGGTACGGCCTGGTCAACGTGCGGGCCGCCTTCAAGGCCGGTGGCGTCGAAGTGGCGGCTGTCTGCGACGTGGACAGTGCCCACCTGGCCAAGGCCGCCGACGAAATCGCCAAGCTTCAGGGCGAACGCCCCAAAACCTTCAAGCTTTACGAGGAATTGCTTGCCACCCCGGGACTGGAGGCCGTCATCATCGCCACCCCTCCGCAATGGCACGCCCTGCAATTTATCGCTGCCGTGGAAAAAGGGCTGGACGTTTATTGCGAGAAACCGCTGGCCTACGACGTGCGCGAGGGGCGAGCCATGGTGGAAGCCGCCCGCCAAAGCGGGCGCATCGTGCAGGTGGGCTTTCAGCGCCGCCAAAACCCCGCCTTTCAAGCTGTGCGCCAGCATATTGCCGACGGCAAGGCCGGGCGCATTGTGCACGTCGAAGCCCAGATTCACTACAATGCCAACCCCAAGGACGCCACGCCGCAAGACCCGCCCGCGTCACTCGACTGGGATTTGTGGTGCGGCCCGGGGCCAAAGATTCCCTACAGTCCGCAGGTGGGCCATTTTTCCTGGCGCCTGGAGAAAACCAGCGGCCATGGCCATTTGGTGGATTGGGGCATCCACTTGATTGACGCCGTGCGCGTGATCTTGGGTGAGACCACGCCGCGCACCGTCGCCGCCGCCGGCGGCATTTACCACTACCGCGACAAAATCACCACGCCGGATACGCTCACGGCTCATTTTGAATTCGCCCGCTGTCCGGTCACCTGGCGGCACCGCATCTGGGGCGCAGAGGAATTCGCGCCCGAGGTGAACAATGGCATTTTCTTCTACGGTGAGACGCAGACTGTCTTTGTCACCGACGACCGCTGGATCGTGATTCCCCGCGGCAAGGGCCGGGAGCGGCAGGTGAATGAGGCCCGCGCCGACGCCGGAACGCTGCACATGGCCGAGTTTCTCAATGCGGTGCGCGAACGCAAACCCGCCAGTTGCACCGTGGCCGACGCGCACCTCTCCACCACCGCGGTCAAGCTGGCCATGATTGCCTACGACACCGGCCGCAAAATCACCTGGGACGCCGCCACCGAGCAGATCGTGGGCGATCCCGAGGCCGCCAAACTCCTGAAGCGCGATTATCGCGCCCCGTGGAAGCATCCCTGGCGCGGGTAA
- a CDS encoding DUF362 domain-containing protein produces MSTIGFGHLRLKRRRFLGLSAALAGTLSCGVWAAAPVSGRRPSKVALLACKTYDVAALKEVYQRGFDLLGGVGRLVKGKTVTIKLNLTGTSNRPVFNRHPGYSYMSHPQTAAALVAVLFREGVRRVRLVESTNSRATLEQTLKFLDWDLQALSALGPVEYENTRNLGLGRDYATLKVAGGGHLFSAFQVNHSYADTDVLVSLCKLKDHLTTGVTLSMKNLFGITPNSLYGDQAGSEEATAGRGRLHGPGLLEAQTEVAKIQLPGMKKGYLAYPRDPGYRVPHTIADLCAARPIDLAIIDGITTMTKAEGYWGGEVGYTEPGVMIMGLDPVATDAVGMAVMGYPNPRAPRGELPFNTCDNHLLLAEQSGLGTADLTKIEVVGRTIQESVHPFPRSPLNKKS; encoded by the coding sequence ATGAGCACCATCGGCTTTGGACATCTGCGCCTCAAACGGCGCCGCTTTTTGGGACTGAGCGCTGCGCTGGCGGGGACCTTGTCCTGCGGTGTATGGGCCGCTGCGCCGGTGTCGGGACGCCGCCCGTCCAAGGTGGCCTTGCTGGCCTGTAAAACCTACGACGTGGCCGCGCTGAAGGAGGTTTACCAACGGGGATTTGATTTGTTGGGCGGCGTGGGCCGGCTGGTCAAGGGCAAGACGGTAACGATCAAACTCAACCTCACCGGCACCAGCAACCGGCCGGTGTTCAACCGCCATCCCGGCTACAGCTACATGAGCCATCCGCAAACCGCGGCGGCGTTGGTGGCGGTGTTGTTCCGGGAGGGGGTGCGGCGGGTGCGGCTGGTGGAGTCCACCAACAGCCGGGCCACGTTGGAGCAAACCTTGAAGTTTCTGGATTGGGACCTGCAAGCCTTGTCCGCCTTGGGGCCGGTGGAGTACGAGAATACCCGAAATCTGGGGTTGGGACGTGACTATGCGACGTTGAAGGTGGCCGGTGGGGGCCATCTGTTTTCTGCGTTTCAGGTCAATCATTCGTACGCGGATACCGATGTGCTGGTATCCCTCTGCAAACTCAAGGATCACCTTACCACCGGTGTGACCTTGTCCATGAAAAATTTGTTCGGCATCACGCCCAACAGCTTGTATGGCGATCAGGCGGGCAGCGAAGAGGCCACTGCCGGGCGCGGACGCCTGCATGGGCCGGGCCTGCTGGAGGCGCAGACGGAGGTGGCAAAAATCCAACTACCCGGGATGAAAAAAGGTTACCTGGCTTATCCCCGTGACCCCGGCTACCGCGTGCCCCACACGATCGCCGATTTGTGTGCGGCCCGGCCCATTGATCTGGCCATCATTGACGGCATCACCACCATGACCAAGGCCGAGGGGTACTGGGGCGGGGAGGTGGGTTATACCGAGCCCGGGGTAATGATTATGGGGTTGGACCCGGTGGCCACAGACGCGGTGGGGATGGCGGTCATGGGGTATCCCAATCCACGCGCCCCGCGGGGCGAGTTACCGTTTAACACCTGCGACAATCACCTGCTGCTTGCCGAGCAGAGCGGGTTGGGCACAGCCGATTTGACGAAGATTGAAGTGGTGGGCCGCACGATCCAGGAATCTGTGCATCCCTTCCCGCGCAGCCCCCTCAATAAAAAATCCTAG